In the Parus major isolate Abel chromosome 4A, Parus_major1.1, whole genome shotgun sequence genome, one interval contains:
- the SHROOM4 gene encoding protein Shroom4 isoform X5 — protein sequence MYHSKRDSAYSSFSASSIASDCALSLRPEEAVSIDSSLQGPCKAPDRRYLSTGAEPTASWHPEAWRAPVPPQPPVRRDSLRAAPAGRGDRRQASVPADMLHAKGRWISDTFLCQRDGEAEVVGRRTSAPYPMKDRPSADQYCVLSSHPDRRPAEPLLGESMESDNQPYLADSMHRVPDAMTAGDNPLLSPLKGLMSHRHSAPEQLLASQLRSLQLGTNSGRASPAPSGQCWTLSPLHPEGSRGGATGAAQDPPHCSEPCCCPPPCRCCPELQQACGQDGQGTSPALSTEGPVEEESRGGGRRAGGPPHRSAQMRRRSDRFATSLRNEIQRRKAQLQKSRGPVAPLPGEEPVEETEEPPEGSVLAERPPVLPERLSPAPSEDSRSTSRSADRGIPTPDAVPAPKGPLSPERVVPTARGRWRWSPENKLQQQHSSSPSELEGYGQGPAARSSPPRSSDEAVLLPFADRRRFFEESSRPAPPRYSKPPAGDPGAFQPPGPEHRDVRRLSVDQPYSPPSPSRPGSAGPYAECCQEQPHCYKPLGRPGDLDYLRGFSYPCGVPVRPEPCRYCGGDLCPPPLPRGRTCRCHPVPWVRCPDCCCPAPHPGREESDAWPPRRAFASEFPQDEWEPPAITRKVSQSISELSSYPLGFPRLGPFHTCLESTEPEWPPCYRATSTHDLLWDSDRLAHAPESPPDLLHRPLRGRAFSESHLNLEPSSPWGRDQKDLFRAKLDPPSIPKKKGPPPPRPPPPNWEKYRQRRASQHPPDGAGHGSVFSAAPVPIHSIAKVVRERSQSLTGEQKGQSWGHTARPPAPPGAWPRPEPPRSLRRTPGPDAANAEICRVSGAGEKRTKMKQSWEMEEQPQRLIQNQEQGCASPHGGGECSLSLHCGSGPALPEAVKPSSGAVEGVSCQGSWPQSRCMDSKERLWDVAVRDHSLASALAPLASPGTATEVVGELLVTGEQQAWRKRLQQDWHLEALAQDRQGFEPISPPPRSAASSSSFPVHCGVAVGKAEPLNKVKALPEVVEGSSEEEEEVDRELVEKKLQLIDSLSRKLVVLQEAQRGLQEDISANGALGEDVAARLQALCTPGEFDKYRLFVGDLDKVVNLLLSLSGRLARVETALGSLGPHAPAEDKLALREKQRLLVAQLEDAKELKEHVGRREEAVGAMVARYLPAEHLQDYQHFVKMKSALIAEQRELEEKIKLGQEQLRCLRESLGQASKDC from the exons ATGTACCACAGCAAGCGGGACTCAGCCTACAGCTCCTTCTCTGCCAGCTCCATCGCCTCTGACTGCGCCCTCTCTCTCCGTCCTGAAGAGGCCGTGTCCATTGACTCCAGCCTCCAAGGCCCCTGCAAAGCCCCTGACAGGCGCTACCTGAGCACAGGAGCTGAGCCAACTGCCAGCTGGCACCCTGAGGCCTGGCGGGCACCtgtgcccccccagccccctgtCAGGAGGGACAGCCTGCGGGCAGCCCCggctggcagaggggacaggcgCCAGGCATCAGTGCCAGCGGACATGCTGCATGCCAAGGGCCGGTGGATCTCGGACACCTTCCTCTGCCAGCGGGATGGGGAGGCAGAAGTAGTGGGCAGGAGGACATCGGCACCATACCCCATGAAGGACCGTCCCTCTGCTGACCAGTATTGCGTGCTGAGCTCCCACCCGGACCGACGCCCAGCTGAGCCGCTCCTGGGGGAGAGCATGGAGTCTGACAACCAGCCATACCTGGCTGACAGCATGCACCGAGTGCCTGATGCCATGACAGCAGGTGACAACCCATTGCTGTCTCCTCTCAAGGGCCTCATGTCGCATCGTCACAGTGCTCCCGAACAACTGTTGGCCTCCCAGCTCCGCTCCCTCCAACTGGGCACCAACAGCGGGCGAGCCTCGCCAGCCCCCAGTGGGCAGTGCTGGACCTTGTCCCCACTGCATCCTGAGGGCAGCCGGGGGGGAGCCACAGGGGCTGCCCAGGACCCCCCGCACTGCTCAGAGCCTTGCTGCTGCCCACCGCCCTGCCgctgctgccctgagctgcagcaagcCTGCGGGCAGGATGGCCAGGGGACCAGCCCAGCACTCAGCACTGAGGGGCCAGTGGAGGAGGAGAGCCGGGGAGGGGGCCGGAGGGCCGGGGGTCCTCCCCACCGCTCTGCTCAGATGCGCCGCCGCAGCGACCGCTTCGCCACCAGCCTGCGCAATGAGATCCAGCGGCGCAAGGCCCAGCTGCAGAAGAGCCGGGGCCCTGTGGCACCTCTGCCTGGTGAGGAGCCAgtggaggagactgaggagcCCCCCGAGGGCAGTGTACTGGCAGAGCGGCCTCCTGTCCTGCCTGAGCGTCTCAGCCCCGCACCGAGTGAGGACAGCAGGAGCACCAGCCGCTCTGCAGACCGGGGTATTCCCACCCCTGACGCAGTGCCAGCCCCCAAAGGGCCCCTGTCCCCTGAGCGGGTGGTGCCAACAGCCAGGGGCCGCTGGCGCTGGTCCCCGGAAaacaagctgcagcagcagcactcgTCCAGCCCCAGTGAACTGGAGGGCTACGGCCAGGGCCCGGCAGCCCGCAGCTCCCCACCACGGAGCAGTGACGAAgctgtcctgctgcccttcGCTGACCGCCGCCGGTTCTTTGAGGAGAGCAGCCGACCGGCACCACCCCGGTACAGCAAGCCACCAGCAGGTGATCCCGGTGCCTTCCAGCCCCCTGGCCCTGAGCACCGTGATGTGCGCCGCCTCTCTGTGGACCAGCCCTACAGCCCCCCCTCACCCAGCcgccctggctctgctggccccTATGCTGagtgctgccaggagcagccccactgTTACAAGCCGCTGGGGAGGCCAGGGGACCTGGATTACCTGCGGGGCTTCTCCTACCCCTGTGGGGTTCCTGTGCGCCCTGAGCCCTGCCGCTACTGTGGAGGGGACCTGTGCCCACCACCGCTGCCCCGTGGCCGCACCTGCCGCTGTCACCCTGTGCCCTGGGTGCGCTGCCCTGACTGCTGCTGCCCGGCCCCCCATCCTGGGCGAGAGGAGAGTGATGCCTGGCCCCCCAGGAGAGCTTTTGCCTCA GAATTTCCTCAGGATGAGTGGGAACCACCTGCAATAACCAGGAAAGTCAGCCAGTCCATCAG TGAGCTCTCCAGCTACCCACTGGGTTTCCCAAGGCTTGGCCCATTCCACACCTGCCTTGAGAGCACCGAACCAGAGTGGCCACCCTGCTACCGGGCCACATCCACGCATGACCTTTTGTGGGATAGTGACCGCCTGGCTCACGCCCCTGAGAGCCCCCCGGATCTGCTGCACCGCCCACTACGGGGAAGAGCCTTCTCTGAGAGCCACCTCAACCTGGAACCTTCCAGCCCCTGGGGCCGTGACCAGAAGGACCTTTTCCGTGCCAAGCTCGACCCTCCCAGCATCCCCAAAAAGAAGGGCCCCCCACCTCCCCGCCCACCTCCGCCCAACTGGGAGAAGTACAGGCAGCGCCGGGCATCCCAGCACCCTCCAGATGGTGCTGGGCATGGCTCTGTCTTCTCTGCTGCCCCAGTGCCAATCCACAGCATTGCTAAGGTAGTGAGGGAGCGGTCACAGAGCCTCACCGGGGAGCAGAAAGGCCAGTCCTGGGGGCACACTGCTCGTCCGCCTGCTCCACCAGGTGCCTGGCCCCGACCTGAGCCACCCAGATCACTCCGCAGGACTCCTGGGCCCGATGCTGCCAACGCTGAGATTTGCAG GGTGTCAGGAGCTGGGGAGAAGCGGACAAAGATGAAGCAGTCCTGGGAGATGGAGGAGCAGCCCCAAAGGCTCATCCAGaaccaggagcagggctgtgccagtcCCCATGGCGGGGGTGagtgctccctgtccctgcattGTGGCtctggccctgccctgcctgaggCAGTCAAGCCCAGTTCTGGGGCAGTGGAAGGGGtgagctgccagggcagctggcCCCAGTCCCGCTGCATGGACTCCAAGGAACGGCTGTGGGACGTGGCTGTCAGGGACCATTCCCTGGCCAGTGCCCTGGCCCCCTTGGcttcccctggcactgccactgaGGTGGTGGGTGAGCTGCTGGTGACAGGGGAGCAACAGGCCTGGCGGAAGCGTCTCCAGCAGGACTGGCACCTGGAGGCCCTGGCGCAGGACAG GCAAGGTTTCGAGCCCATCTCGCCACCTCCCAGgagtgctgccagctccagttCCTTCCCAGTGCACTGTGGTGTTGCAGTGGGCAAAGCTGAGCCACTCAACAAGGTCAAGGCGCTGCCGGAGGTGGTGGAGGGCAGctcggaggaggaggaggaggtggacCGTGAGCTGGTGGAAAAGAAG ctgcagctgatcGACAGCCTGAGCCGCAAGctggtggtgctgcaggaggcacaacgggggctgcaggaggacaTTAGCGCCAATGGGGCGCTGGGTGAGGATGTGGCTGCCCGCCTGCAAGCCCTCTGCACCCCAGGGGAGTTCGACAAGTACCGCCTCTTCGTGGGTGACCTGGACAAGGTGGTCaacctcctgctctccctctcgGGGCGCCTGGCCCGGGTGGaaactgccctgggcagcctggggcCGCATGCCCCTGCTGAGGACAAG CTGGCCCTGCGGGAGAAGCAGCGGctgctggtggcacagctggaggatGCCAAAGAGCTGAAGGAGCACGTGGGGCGGCGGGAGGAGGCAGTGGGTGCCATGGTGGCGCGGTACCTGCCTGCCGAGCACCTCCAGGACTACCAGCACTTTGTCAAGATGAAGTCGGCCCTCATTGCTGAGCAGCGGGAGCTGGAAGAGAAGATCAagctgggccaggagcagctcaggtgcCTGCGTGAGAGCCTTGGCCAGGCCTCCAAGGACTGCTAG